Proteins co-encoded in one Aspergillus fumigatus Af293 chromosome 6, whole genome shotgun sequence genomic window:
- a CDS encoding putative C6 transcription factor, producing the protein MNPLVMSGAGPEEENREAPSSRRRTARACDSCYKRKIKCDAAVPQCNWCSHHNIPCTFDRVIRRKRKENSEPAQQKSSRLAERISRIEKLLSESLLKESGSTLSSSSGSPDLDFSRHSSPLSQPQVSSSTVTFHFAGQELGVINSMTRIPFLLPEGRQWIQARTGRQISEDIFNKYSRPPWEKQRALSSNQFLTGMLPQSMLELPDRHAVEVHFDIFRTTLMQRVFPIVDPILFPDTIKVAYSHSGVSAWRADIRACILSFLAFSSILQVPEYKDRPLSLPPIDSEGLALKAQCLIPQVLREDAGLEGLQALIIMALFELVTGNLCTANYYGSAAARMIYMLGGHTYPGPINSFSASPAEHLEQRKKRHLRNLFWLCYTIEKDVALRTGQPQVLLDENCDLTLPPGYVEHLYRSLGIHHHSRELPDHPMFPVDLRLSIIKSRAYSALYSFRGLQKTDAELLKEIRELDDELERWRMSVPPEWRPTLSFSHETPDPNVSMHSVMLRLNYHLCMMIIHQASSRCKSWVQGQGGLIEGVSSSLALSVEASRSTLLYLESAEHVLVDGVFWTLIFYPMSALIAIFCNILQNPSDPQATKDLALLRTATSIMERVFLRQLMSIDEVVHIKMVADFVTELYSFASSAVEKAWKERSGQGS; encoded by the exons ATGAACCCTCTTGTCATGTCAGGTGCGGGgcctgaggaggagaacCGTGAAGCCCCTTCGTCTCGGAGGCGAACGGCGAGGGCTTGCGATTCATGTTACAAGAGGAAG ATCAAATGTGATGCAGCTGTGCCACAATGTAATTGGTGCAGTCACCATAATATCCCTTGCACCTTTGATCGGGTGATTCGGAGGAAGCGAAAAGAGAACAGTGAACCAGC GCAACAGAAAAGCTCCCGTTTGGCAGAGCGAATAAGCAGGATAGAGAAGCTGCTATCGGAGAGTCTACTGAAAGAATCTG GGTCCACTCTATCATCGAGCAGTGGCAGCCCGGACCTTGATTTCTCACGACATTCCTCACCTCTAAGCCAGCCTCAGGTTTCGTCCTCGACCGTGACGTTCCATTTCGCCGGCCAGGAGCTAGGCGTCATCAATTCGATGACAAGGATCCCCTTCCTGCTTCCTGAGGGTCGACAATGGATTCAAGCACGTACAGGACGACAGATTTCCGAGGATATATTCAACAAGTATTCCCGGCCACCGTGGGAGAAACAACGAGCATTAAGCTCAAACCAGTTTTTGACGGGCATGCTGCCTCAGAGCATGTTGGAACTTCCCGATCGACATGCTGTTGAAGTACATTTCGACATATTCCGCACAACCCTGATGCAACGGGTGTTTCCGATTGTGGATCCTATCCTTTTCCCTGACACCATCAAAGTCGCGTACTCGCACTCGGGTGTGAGTGCCTGGCGAGCAGACATCAGGGCCTGTATTCTATCCTTTCTTGCCTTTAGTTCCATTCTCCAAGTTCCGGAATACAAGGATAGACCGCTTAGCCTCCCGCCGATCGACAGCGAGGGACTTGCCCTCAAGGCTCAGTGTCTCATCCCGCAGGTCCTCCGGGAGGATGCGGGCTTGGAGGGTCTGCAGGCGCTTATCATTATG GCGCTCTTCGAACTAGTCACTGGTAATCTGTGTACAGCAAACTATTACGGTTCTGCGGCGGCACGGATGATATATATGCTGGGAGGCCATACCTATCCTGGCCCCATAAACTCATTCTCCGCATCTCCCGCCGAGCACCTcgagcaaagaaagaaacGTCATCTCAGGAACCTATTCTGGCTATGCTATACGATTGAGAAGGACGTGGCTCTCCGCACAGGACAACCACAGGTCCTCTTGGACGAAAACTGCGACCTGACCCTCCCCCCCGGTTATGTAGAGCATCTGTACCGCAGCTTGGGCATTCACCACCATTCCCGAGAACTGCCGGACCATCCGATGTTCCCAGTCGATCTGCGCCTGAGTATCATAAAATCTCGAGCCTATAGCGCTCTATACTCGTTTCGAGGGCTCCAGAAGACAGACGCAgagctgctgaaggagatTCGCGAGCTAGATGACGAGCTGGAAAGGTGGAGGATGTCTGTGCCGCCAGAATGGAGGCCTACCCTGTCTTTCTCGCACGAGACGCCGGATCCAAACGTCAGCATGCATTCCGTCATGCTACGGCTGAACTACCACCTCTGCATGATGATCATTCACCAAGCAAGCAGCCGGTGCAAATCATGGGTCCAGGGACAGGGCGGTTTGATCGAGGGCGTAAGTTCAAGCCTGGCTCTCTCTGTCGAGGCGAGCCGCTCCACATTACTCTACCTGGAGTCGGCTGAGCATGTTCTCGTTGACGGTGTATTCTG GACCCTCATCTTCTACCCCATGTCGGCTTTGATCGCAATCTTCTGCAACATCCTGCAGAATCCGTCGGATCCGCAAGCAACGAAGGATCTGGCGTTGCTTCGGACAGCAACATCCATCATGGAACGAGTCTTCTTGCGCCAATTGATGTCCATAGACGAGGTTGTCCACATAAAGATGGTTGCAGATTTCGTGACGGAGCTTTACTCGTTCGCATCAAGCGCTGTTGAGAAGGCGTGGAAAGAGCGCTCGGGGCAAGGCTCTTGA
- the med7 gene encoding mediator complex subunit MED7 codes for MAEAGKPRPLTAFAPPPPLWKHFTQDNLKRLEDIKKEASKGEDGKPRKKKWTPAELRALQLPPELRFLVPPEIPKSGQYSVFGELQSLSTTLPSLQEQGIEQLYPSTPTETDPDKPSQPSRPFNHAYYLLKISKSLLLNFLEFVGILSIAPEQFQSKVEDLRNLFINAHHLLNLYRPHQARESLIMMMEEQLNRSREEIQQMDKMHAEINGFLEQLKAQGIDIDSASKSREDVTAKRATGDQDANNANSSRLVWDILDGTD; via the exons ATGGCTGAAGCTGGGAAACCAAGGCCGCTCACGGCCTtcgcgccgccgcctcctctcTGGAAACACTTCACACAGGACAATCTCAAAAGACTAGAGGACATCAAGAAAGAGGCCTCGAAGGGCGAAGACGGGAAACCGCGAAAGAAGAAGTGGACTCCTGCTGAGTTGCGCGCTCTCCAACTTCCACCAGAGCTCCGTTTTCTTGTTCCCCCGGAGATACCGAAGTCGGGACAGTACAGCGTCTTTGGTGAATTACAGAGT CTATCTACGACTCTGCCGTCTTTGCAGGAGCAGGGTATTGAACAGCTCTATCCCTCAACCCCAACCGAGACGGACCCCGACAAGCCGTCGCAACCATCTCGCCCGTTCAACCATGCCTACTATCTTTTGAAAATCAGCAAGTCCCTACTACTAAACTTCCTCGAATTTGTCGGTATTCTCTCGATTGCCCCCGAGCAATTCCAATCAAAGGTAGAGGACCTGCGAAACCTCTTTATCAACGCCCACCATCTTCTCAACCTCTATCGACCACATCAAGCGCGAGAGTCTCTGATtatgatgatggaggagcaGCTCAATCGGAGCCGAGAAGAGATACAACAAATGGATAAGATGCACGCCGAGATCAACGGTTTTCTGGAGCAGCTGAAAGCTCAGGGGATTGACATAGATTCTGCCTCTAAGTCGCGAGAAGACGTTACGGCAAAGCGCGCTACTGGCGATCAGGATGCCAACAATGCCAACAGCTCCCGACTTGTTTGGGACATCCTGGATGGAACGGATTGA
- a CDS encoding phosphatase PAP2 family protein, which produces MGYGNSFLYLGLRHGCLTNGSHGTQIQLFVDPFHRMFSLDNRSIQYPFAVVERVPVVWSIIYAGVVPLLILVCWAAIFRPKPYQVQVTILGLLVALMLTSLITDIIKNAVGRPRPDLISRCMPKKGTPANTLVAWTVCTQSNNHILQEGWRSFPSGHSSFAFGGLGYLSIADLWRCILALIPMLCALMIAISRLEDYRHDVYDVTCGSILGLIIAHFSYRRYYPPLRSVACDVPHEAYEIVGPNGFSKLPGDEEQQIQERGLGSRGWEAQTYQLEDLPSHHDRLHYTSSATPA; this is translated from the exons ATGGGTTATGGTAACTCCTTTCTTTATCTGGGGTTGAGACACGGTTGCCTTACTAACGGCTCTCATGGAACGCAGATCCAACTTTTCGTGGACCCCTTCCATCGCATGTTTTCTCTCGATAATAGATCTATCCAGTATCCGTTTGCTGTTGTAGAAAGAGTCCCTGTGG TATGGTCGATTATCTATGCTGGTGTCGTCCCACTTCTGATTCTGGTTTGCTGGGCAGCCATTTTCCGCCCCAAACCATACCAGGTTCAAGTCACTATTCTCGGGCTACTCGTCGCGCTTATGTTGACTTCCCTGATTACGGACATCATCAAGAATGCTGTTGGGAGACCTCGACCCGATCTTATCTCACGGTGTATGCCCAAGAAGGGCACTCCGGCCAACACATTGGTAGCCTGGACGGTCTGTACTCAGTCGAACAACCACATACTCCAGGAGGGATGGAGAAGTTTCCCCAGTGGTCACAGTAGCTTTGCTTTTGGTGGGCTAGGATACCTGTCAAT AGCTGATCTCTGGCGCTGCATTCTGGCTTTAATACCGATGTTGTGCGCGCTGATGATCGCAATCTCGCGCCTTGAGGACTATCGGCACGATGTCTATGATGTGACCTGTGGGTCTATCCTTGGCCTGATTATTGCTCATTTCTCCTACCGACGCTACTACCCTCCGTTGCGGTCTGTCGCCTGTGATGTTCCACACGAGGCTTATGAAATCGTCGGTCCAAATGGCTTTTCTAAACTGCCAGGCGATGAGGAACAACAGATCCAAGAACGAGGTCTAGGCTCACGTGGCTGGGAAGCCCAAACATATCAGCTGGAGGATCTGCCTTCTCATCACGATCGGTTGCACTATACGTCCTCGGCTACTCCTGCATAG
- the FAOX-II gene encoding NAD(P)/FAD-dependent oxidoreductase gives MAVTKSSSLLIVGAGTWGTSTALHLARRGYTNVTVLDPYPVPSAISAGNDVNKVISSGQYSNNKDEIEVNEILAEEAFNGWKNDPLFKPYYHDTGLLMSACSQEGLDRLGVRVRPGEDPNLVELTRPEQFRKLAPEGVLQGDFPGWKGYFARSGAGWAHARNALVAAAREAQRMGVKFVTGTPQGRVVTLIFENNDVKGAVTADGKIWRAERTFLCAGASAGQFLDFKNQLRPTAWTLVHIALKPEERALYKNIPVIFNIERGFFFEPDEERGEIKICDEHPGYTNMVQSADGTMMSIPFEKTQIPKEAETRVRALLKETMPQLADRPFSFARICWCADTANREFLIDRHPQYHSLVLGCGASGRGFKYLPSIGNLIVDAMEGKVPQKIHELIKWNPEIAANRNWRDTLGRFGGPNRVMDFHDVKEWTNVQYRDISKL, from the exons ATGGCGGTAACCAAGTCATCTTCCCTTTTGATCGTGGGGGCAGGCACCTGGGGCACATCGACTGCTCTCCACCTGGCACGAAGAGGATACACAAATGTGACGGTTCTAGATCCCTACCCCGTTCCCTCAGCCATCTCGGCTGGGAATGATGTGAACAAGGTCATCTCCTCCGGCCAATATAGCAACAACAAGGACGAAATTGAGGTCAACGAGAttctggctgaagaagcgtTCAATGGCTGGAAGAACGACCCCTTGTTCAAACCATACTATCACGATACTGGATTGCTCATGTCCGCCTGCTCCCAGGAAGGCTTGGACCGCCTTGGAGTCCGTGTCAGGCCCGGTGAGGACCCCAACCTTGTGGAACTGACACGGCCGGAGCAATTCCGCAAATTAGCTCCTGAGGGTGTTCTACAGGGAGATTTCCCCGGCTGGAAGGGCTACTTTGCGCGTTCAGGAGCTGGTTGGGCCCATGCTCGCAATGCACTCGTGGCTGCTGCAAGGGAGGCTCAGAGAATGGGCGTGAAGTTCGTAACTGGCACTCCTCAGGGCAGAGTAGTCACTCTAATATTTGAGAATAACGATGTCAAAGGTGCCGTTACGGCAGACGGCAAGATTTGGCGTGCAGAGCGCACATTCCTCTGCGCCGGTGCCAGCGCTGGTCAGTTCCTCGACTTCAAGAATCAGTTGCGTCCAACGGCATGGACGCTGGTTCATATTGCTCTGAAGCCTGAGGAGCGGGCTCTTTACAAGAATATCCCAGTTATCTTCAACATTGAGAGGGGGTTCTTCTTCGAACCAGATGAGGAGCGCGGTGAGATTAAGATCTGCGACGAACATCCGGGGTATACCAATATGGTACAGTCTGCCGACGGCACGATGATGAGCATTCCTTTTGAAAAGACTCAGATTCCTAAAGAAGCCGAGACGAGGGTTAGAGCTCTGCTTAAAGAGACGATGCCACAGCTTGCAGACCGTCCATTCAGTTTCGCCAGGATTTGTTGGTGCGCCGACACTGCCAACCGGGAGTTCTTGATCGATCGCCATCCTCAGTACCATTCGCTTGTGCTGGGCTGCGGCGCTTCCGGCAGAG GATTCAAATATCTACCTTCAATTGGCAATCTCATCGTTGATGCTATGGAAGGCAAGGTCCCTCAAAAGATCCACGAACTGATTAAATGGAACCCAGAGATTGCTGCCAATCGCAACTGGAGGGATACTTTGGGGAGATTCGGGGGTCCCAACAGAGTAATGGACTTCCACGACGTCAAGGAGTGGACAAATGTACAATATAGAGATATTTCCAAGTTATAA
- the optE gene encoding uncharacterized protein, with product MAPIQSQGADVEVCPGDPSLRDDGVSKKPITAEEAMEIAIGESNTVEYTIDSDNSPYLEVRANVPNTDDPTLPINTFRMWFLGVVFTLVGTGVNQFFSMRYPSVTITSLVAQLVSYPVGCFFAKVLPIKKVRLFNRWDLVINPDHHFNIKEHAVITIMSNLSFNQSWASAIIQAQRVFLNMPTPVGYQILLALSMQMFGLGLAGLSYRYIIEPPQMIWPSTLANAALFQTLHSGANPIADGWRISRYRFFLYVFIGSFCWYWLPGYIFTGLSTFAFICWAAPNNKVLNNLFGMTTGLGYLPTTFDWSQIAYNTSPLVMPFWAQANVFAGWFCVYAVIAPILYYTNTWFTAYLPLTGSDAYDNTGNVYNSSRILDASGVIDETKYREYSPIFLPVTFALSYGLGFAVLSCLITHVLLYHSKDILSTFKGNNKKDIHARLLSRYPDVPWWWFAVLTVIVVAVAIMTQYIWHTGLPFWGLFITLALAAIYVIPVGTVYAVANLNSNVLTVLGEIISGYTLKGKPLVLLIFKFYAYTGLSQAMYYGADMKLGLYMKIPRRTLFVAQLVACILGTLTQNGVLIWMLGNVKDVCSSDQPDNFTCPQGRVNYNSAIFWGAIGPARLYNIGQRYSGLLHMFWIGASLPIITYFIRKRFPKSRFVDAIHWPIFFAGTGNLPPATGINYTTAFAVSFIFNKVIKGRRPHWWAKYNYVLSAALDSGVAVAAILIFFSLIFPGVSLSWWGNTVNSGTVDAKGTPWKELGLNETFGERTWS from the exons ATGGCTCCAATTCAGTCACAGGGTGCCGATGTGGAGGTTTGCCCTGGCGACCCATCATTGCGCGATGATGGCGTCTCTAAGAAGCCAATAACGGCCGAAGAGGCCATGGAGATTGCCATCGGAGAAAGCAATACAGTCGAGTATACGATCGATTCGGATAACTCGCCCTATTTGGAAGTCCGGGCTAATGTGCCCAACACTGATGATCCTACGCTACCTATCAACACATTTCGGATGTGGTTCCTGGGGGTTGTATTCACCTTG GTCGGCACGGGTGTCAACCAATTCTTCTCGATGCGTTATCCGAGTGTTACCATCACGTCCCTTGTGGCGCAGCTGGTCAGCTACCCTGTAGGGTGCTTTTTCGCAAAGGTACTGCCGATTAAGAAGGTCCGCCTCTTCAATCGGTGGGATCTGGTCATCAATCCTGACCACCATTTCAACATCAAAGAGCATGCTGTGATCACCATTATGTCGAATCTCAGTTTCAACCAGTCATGG GCAAGTGCTATCATTCAAGCACAAAgagtcttcctcaatatGCCAACCCCAGTTGGTTACCAAATCTTGCTCGCTCTGTCTATGCAGATGTTCGGCCTTGGCCTGGCTGGACTATCATATCGATATATTATTGAACCCCCGCAGATG ATCTGGCCTTCGACGTTAGCCAATGCTGCACTGTTTCAGACACTTCATAGCGGCGCGAACCCGATCGCTGATGGATGGAGGATCTCTCGTTATCGCTTTTTCTTGTATGTCTTTATTGGGAGCTTTTGCTGGTATTGGCTCCCCGGCTATATTTTCACCGGACTAAGCACATTCGCTTTCATTTGCTGGGCCGCTCCAA ACAACAAAGTACTTAACAATTTGTTTGGAATGACCACTGGACTTGGATACCTTCCCACAACCTTTGACTGGAGCCAAATTGCTTACAATACCTCCCCCTTGGTCATGCCATTCTGGGCACAGGCAAACGTGTTCGCCGGCTGGTTCTGCGTTTATGCAGTGATTGCGCCAATCCTATACTACACCAACACATGGTTCACTGCATACCTCCCTCTGACCGGATCTGATGCGTACGACAATACTGGCAACGTCTACAATTCGAGCCGAATTCTGGATGCGAGCGGTGTCATTGACGAAACCAAGTATCGCGAATACAGCCCGATCTTTCTGCCTGTGACCTTTGCCCTGAGCTATGGACTCGGGTTTGCTGTCCTCAGCTGTCTGATCACCCACGTCCTGCTCTACCATAGCAAGGATATCCTTAGCACATTCAAGGGCAACAATAAAAAGGATATCCACGCAAGACTGCTTTCCCGCTACCCCGATGTTCCATGGTGGTGGTTTGCAGTCCTGACG GTCATCGTCGTGGCGGTAGCAATCATGACGCAGTATATCTGGCATACAGGACTTCCATTCTGGGGCCTCTTTATCACTCTTGCCCTTGCGGCAATCTATGTGATACCCGTGGGGACCGTCTATGCCGTCGCTAATCTGAACAGTAATGTTCTGACTGTACTGGGAGAGATTATCTCGGGCTATACGCTGAAAGGAAAGCCCCTTGTGCTTCTTATATTCAAG TTCTACGCATACACCGGATTGAGTCAAGCAATGTACTATGGTGCAGATATGAAG CTCGGATTGTACATGAAGATTCCGCGTCGAACATTATTTGTTGCCCAACTCGTCGCATGTATACTTGGAACTCTGACCCAGA ATGGTGTTCTGATATGGATGCTTGGCAACGTGAAGGATGTATGTTCAAGTGATCAGCCTGACAACTTTACCTGCCCGCAAGGCCGAGTCAACTACAACAGTGCAATCTTCTGGGGTG CCATTGGGCCCGCACGACTATATAACATCGGCCAGAGATATTCTGGTCTTTTGCACATGTTTTGGATAGGAGCATCCCTTCCCATCATTACATACTTTATCCGGAAGAGATTCCCGAAGTCACGGTTCGTCGATGCAATCCACTGGCCGATCTTCTTTGCAGGCACTGGAAATCTGCCACCAGCG ACCGGGATCAATTATACAACTGCTTTCGCAGTCAGTTTCATCTTCAATAAG GTCATTAAAGGCCGTAGACCGCACTGGTGGGCCAAGTACAATTACGTGTTGTCCGCTGCTCTCGACTCTGGTGTCGCTGTTGCCGCAATTCTGATATTCTTCTCGCTGATCTTTCCGGGAGTCAGCTTGAGTTGGTGGGGAAATACCGTCAACAGCGGGACAGTTGATGCAAAGGGGACACCCTGGAAAGAATTGGGTCTGAATGAGACGTTTGGCGAGAGGACTTGGTCATGA
- the cap1 gene encoding F-actin-capping protein subunit alpha, with translation MSSTVELASSFIEGAPPGEALTSDGSDIIPSLAPAFERYNEKQLTTVKLPGASQEVIVSEFNKIEGNRYFDVESQTSFGVDHVTQQASGAQSYVLESQNADLIHVEVHSRSNQCSKSLLKSLAKHAAEHYPNCSYGVYPTEDDTAVAILLVANRYSPNNFWNGRFRSIYRVPVSESTTVSGKILVDVHYYEDGNVALNTNKPINIAIPSISAESIISRIAAAERDYQEELNRAFVQMAEGAFKNLRRQLPITRQKVEWEKVGGYRLGQDISGGKGR, from the exons ATGAGTTCCACAGTTGAGCTCGCATCCTCGTTCATCGAAGGTGCCCCGCCAGGCGAG GCTCTTACCTCGGACGGATCGGATATTATCCCCTCTCTCGCGCCTGCGTTTGAAAGATACAATGAGAAGCAATTGACTACCGTGAAGCTACCCGGAGCGAGTCAGGAG GTCATCGTCAGTGAATTCAACAAGATAGAAGGGAACCGATACTTTGATGTTGAGAGTCAAACGTCGTTCGGGGTGGATCATGTAACACAG CAAGCGTCTGGTGCGCAGTCCTATGTCCTGGAATCACAAAATGCGGATTTGAT TCATGTGGAGGTTCACTCGAGGTCTAACCAGTGCAGCAAATCTCTCCTCAAATCGCTCGCTAAACACGCTGCGGAACACTACCCCAACTGCTCCTACGGGGTCTACCCTACTGAGGACGATACCGCTGTCGCTATTCTACTTGTTGCAAACCGCTACTCGCCAAATAACTTCTG GAACGGTCGCTTCCGCTCCATCTACCGAGTCCCCGTGTCCGAGTCGACCACCGTGAGCGGCAAGATCCTTGTGGATGTGCATTACTATGAGGATGGCAATGTGGCTCTCAACACGAACAAGCCCATTAATATTGCCATTCCCTCGATCTCTGCTGAGAGCATCATCTCCCGCATTGCGGCTGCAGAGCGAGACTATCAGGAGGAGCTCAATCGTGCATTCGTGCAGATGGCCGAGGGCGCGTTCAAGAACCTGCGGAGACAATTGCCCATTACCCGGCAGAAGGTGGAATGGGAGAAGGTTGGAGGGTACCGGCTGGGACAGGATATTTCTGGTGGAAAGGGACGGTAA
- a CDS encoding PEX11 domain protein has product MTVKAPHAPSTTPSAIKQFSNFTRTGAGLEKTLRLIQALATIIIETSIDNETVRTWSTAKSQLALTRRFFRFFNFLDCFEQVFALLGSSSSSSSTSSAAEGFPTTLIELGRWTCLGLYFVLEDCTILHAMDVYPVSWNEPVIVEAYKFWFYALALSIVGALWGLVFASFSTSASAGKAQRHAKKGKSSKERQAEGSGPLMKRIVVDGCDLLIPGVFLGWIQVSEVVVGMAMVVSTLVAGRDIWIKAQQA; this is encoded by the exons ATGACAGTGAAAGCCCCTCATGCCCCTTCAACAACACCCTCCGCGATCAAGCAATTCTCCAACTTCACCCGCACCGGGGCAGGCCTCGAGAAAACCCTCCGACTCATCCAGGCCCTCgcaaccatcatcatcgaaaCCAGCATTGACAATGAAACAGTAAGGACCTGGTCAACCGCCAAGTCGCAATTAGCGTTGA CCCgccgcttcttccgcttctttAACTTTCTCGATTGTTTCGAGCAGGTGTTTGCGCTGCTAggcagtagcagcagcagtagcagtaCCAGTTCCGCAGCTGAGGGGTTTCCGACAACGCTGATTGAGCTCGGCCGGTGGACGTGCTTAGGGCTGTATTTTGTGTTGGAGGATTGTACTATT CTCCATGCGATGGACGTCTACCCCGTGTCCTGGAATGAGCCTGTTATCGTTGAGGCGTACAAATTCTGGTTCTACGCGTTGGCGTTGTCGATTGTTGGGGCCTTGTGGGGGCTCGtgtttgcttctttctcgacttctgcttctgccggTAAGGCGCAGCGGCAtgcgaagaagggcaagagTAGCAAGGAGAGGCAGGCTGAGGGCTCCGGACCCCTCATGAAGCGGATTGTGGTTGATGGATGCGATTTGTTGATTCCTGGGGTATTTTTGGGATGGATTCAGGTGAGTGAGGTTGTTGTGGGCATGGCAATGGTAGTGAGTACTCTGGTTGCGGGGAGAGATATTTGGATCAAGGCTCAGCAAGCATGA
- a CDS encoding D-2-hydroxyacid dehydrogenase family protein produces the protein MSRIKFAILDDYQNLSRKHFAHLTSRVDISYFPDTLDPRVPAQQQQLIARLQPFDAILAMRERTPFNAATIAALPNLKLLLTTGNRNLSLDLPALTARGIPVAGTVGRPPGVNSTVQHTWALILALARHVARDDAAVKAGKWQGSLGVNLSGKTLALLGLGKLGAQVGRIAVLAFGMRVIAWSANLTQEKADEQATAQGLPAGSFEAVPEKREFLQRADVLSVHYVLSERSRGILGAEDLAALRPDAMIVNTSRGPLIDERALLETLNAGRIRGAALDVFDPEPLPVDSPWRTTAWGVDGRSEVLLTPHMGYGEEELINGWYKEAAENLERWLDGKELHVRLN, from the coding sequence ATGTCCAGAATTAAATTCGCCATCCTCGATGACTACCAAAACCTCTCCCGCAAGCACTTCGCCCACCTCACCTCCCGTGTGGACATCTCCTACTTCCCCGACACCCTCGACCCGCGTGTTCCCgcacaacagcagcagctgaTCGCCCGCCTGCAGCCATTCGACGCCATTCTTGCTATGCGAGAACGGACTCCCTTCAACGCAGCCACAATCGCCGCCCTCCCCAACCTGAAACTTCTCCTAACAACCGGTAACCGCAATTTGTCACTCGACCTCCCCGCCCTCACCGCGCGCGGGATCCCCGTTGCCGGGACCGTCGGCCGCCCCCCCGGCGTCAACTCTACCGTCCAACACACCTGGGCGCTGATCCTCGCTCTGGCGCGGCACGTCGCGCGCGACGACGCAGCCGTCAAGGCAGGAAAATGGCAGGGTTCGCTCGGTGTCAATCTCTCCGGCAAGACGCTCGCGCTGCTGGGACTCGGCAAGCTGGGCGCGCAGGTAGGGCGGATCGCGGTCCTCGCGTTCGGTATGCGGGTTATTGCATGGTCTGCGAATCTGACGCAGGAGAAGGCAGACGAGCAGGCGACCGCGCAGGGGCTACCGGCGGGGAGCTTCGAGGCGGTgccggagaagagggaaTTCCTACAGCGGGCGGACGTGCTCAGCGTGCATTATGTGCTGTCTGAGCGGAGTCGGGGCATCCTCGGGGCGGAGGACCTGGCTGCGCTGCGGCCGGACGCCATGATCGTCAATACCTCGCGGGGTCCGCTGATTGATGAGCGGGCGCTGCTGGAGACGCTGAACGCGGGTCGGATACGGGGCGCGGCGCTTGACGTGTTTGATCCGGAGCCTTTACCTGTTGATAGTCCGTGGCGGACGACGGCTTGGGGGGTTGATGGGCGCAGCGAGGTGCTATTGACGCCGCATATGGGGTatggggaggaggagctgatcAATGGGTGGTATAAGGAGGCGGCTGAGAACTTGGAGCGGTGGTTGGATGGCAAGGAGTTGCATGTCAGGTTGAATTGA